From Pseudoalteromonas sp. DL-6, one genomic window encodes:
- the tyrS gene encoding tyrosine--tRNA ligase → MDLQTALAEIKRGAEEILIEDELVEKLKSGKKLKIKAGFDPTAPDLHLGHTVLINKMKTFQDLGHEVIFLIGDFTGMIGDPTGKNVTRKPLTRDDVLANAETYKEQVFKILDPAKTTVAFNSTWMETLGAAGMIKLAARQTVARMLERDDFKKRYAGGQSIAIHEFLYPLVQGWDSVALESDVELGGTDQRFNLLMGRELQKDEGQKPQTVLMMPLLEGTDGVQKMSKSLGNYIGITDTPSDMFGKIMSISDVLMWRYYDLLSGLSIEQIAAQKQRVEQGTNPRDIKIELAKELIARFHSEADAQAAHDDFIQRFQKKALPDEIPELTVNIDEDTILIANLLKEASLVASTSEAMRMIKQGAVKLNGEEKITDTKLEVAKGTTAIYQVGKRKFANITVA, encoded by the coding sequence GTGGATTTACAAACCGCTCTAGCAGAGATAAAACGCGGTGCAGAAGAGATATTAATTGAAGATGAGTTGGTTGAAAAATTAAAGTCGGGGAAAAAGCTAAAAATTAAAGCTGGTTTCGATCCTACGGCTCCAGATTTGCATCTAGGTCACACTGTACTAATTAACAAAATGAAAACCTTTCAAGATTTAGGTCATGAGGTTATTTTCTTAATTGGTGACTTTACCGGTATGATTGGCGATCCAACGGGCAAAAATGTAACCCGTAAGCCACTGACTCGTGATGATGTGCTTGCTAATGCCGAAACCTATAAAGAGCAGGTTTTCAAAATTTTAGACCCAGCTAAAACAACCGTTGCTTTCAACTCTACGTGGATGGAAACATTGGGCGCGGCGGGAATGATAAAATTAGCCGCTCGCCAAACTGTGGCGCGTATGCTTGAGCGTGATGATTTTAAAAAGCGTTATGCTGGCGGCCAATCTATCGCAATCCATGAGTTCTTATATCCACTTGTGCAGGGCTGGGATTCAGTCGCACTTGAGTCTGATGTTGAACTAGGTGGTACTGATCAGCGCTTTAACCTACTAATGGGTCGTGAGCTGCAAAAAGATGAAGGTCAAAAACCACAAACCGTACTAATGATGCCTTTACTTGAAGGGACTGATGGCGTTCAGAAAATGTCAAAGTCACTAGGAAACTACATAGGTATTACTGATACGCCTAGCGACATGTTTGGTAAAATCATGTCAATTAGTGATGTATTAATGTGGCGTTACTATGATTTGCTAAGCGGTTTGTCTATTGAGCAAATTGCAGCGCAAAAACAGCGTGTAGAGCAAGGCACTAACCCGCGCGATATTAAGATTGAATTAGCGAAAGAGTTAATTGCACGTTTCCATAGTGAAGCAGACGCACAGGCTGCTCATGATGACTTTATTCAGCGCTTTCAGAAAAAAGCACTACCTGATGAAATTCCAGAGCTGACAGTAAATATTGATGAAGACACGATATTAATTGCTAACTTGCTAAAAGAAGCGAGCTTAGTAGCGAGCACTTCAGAAGCTATGCGTATGATCAAGCAAGGTGCTGTAAAGCTTAACGGCGAAGAAAAAATTACCGATACCAAATTGGAAGTAGCAAAAGGAACAACCGCTATTTACCAAGTAGGTAAACGTAAGTTTGCAAATATTACCGTAGCTTAA
- a CDS encoding DUF2726 domain-containing protein, translated as MEFALLLILVLVVGASVVASKFNDDGGNPYPFTRKQSVFTQVEGAFLGLLERAVGDQYKIVSRVKLIDVIDCKQGLSVKSKRAAMAKAKNKQLDFVLVDKEKMTIVAAVDLVNNANKDGHKAQRDWFVNGALEAAGIPHIRMKVKSGYRPSEVRDAIMFKLGKPAKSQPARPTRARVHKPAVLSPSQAKAHSTALAEI; from the coding sequence ATGGAATTCGCTTTATTATTAATATTAGTGCTGGTTGTTGGGGCATCAGTGGTTGCGTCAAAATTTAATGATGATGGCGGAAACCCTTATCCTTTTACTCGTAAACAAAGTGTATTTACCCAAGTAGAAGGGGCGTTTCTGGGCTTATTAGAGCGTGCTGTTGGCGACCAATATAAAATTGTTAGTCGCGTTAAACTAATCGATGTGATTGACTGTAAACAAGGTCTGTCTGTTAAATCTAAACGTGCGGCAATGGCTAAAGCAAAAAATAAACAGCTCGATTTTGTGCTAGTAGACAAAGAAAAAATGACCATAGTGGCCGCGGTTGACTTAGTCAACAACGCCAACAAAGATGGCCACAAAGCACAACGTGATTGGTTTGTTAATGGTGCATTAGAAGCAGCTGGCATTCCGCATATTCGTATGAAAGTGAAGTCAGGTTACCGCCCAAGTGAAGTTCGCGATGCTATTATGTTTAAATTAGGCAAGCCTGCTAAATCACAACCTGCACGCCCGACTCGCGCAAGAGTACATAAGCCAGCAGTATTATCACCTTCTCAAGCAAAAGCACATTCCACTGCCCTTGCTGAAATATAA
- the ampE gene encoding regulatory signaling modulator protein AmpE, with amino-acid sequence MLNNIVQNHLDFIVFICALLAERFLPLVSWYHPNHILSAIFNAIGQRIYKKTDSKQYHYLAASLASTLVLAVIMIIVVLLLQFAFYPELLSGLILYLCLESTSLNKKAIRIAKLTKKNQKSTARELLKPLVAREVNALSNPGVIKAVMESVILRTARHYFVVIFIFLLLGPIAALAYRLLTLIQQAWRTDIAPDSSFLTPLKLVLFIVEYIPMRLLALTIASLKASKKSMHYIKHYGRHFYQNNTGWLLSVCSASLGVQLGGPAIYSKQRFNKMRVGAERLPSADDMPKLLNTLNQARFFWLLVIVSVEIIRAVLTV; translated from the coding sequence ATGCTCAATAATATTGTTCAAAATCATTTGGACTTTATTGTATTTATTTGTGCGCTCCTAGCTGAGCGCTTTTTACCTTTAGTTAGCTGGTATCACCCTAATCATATACTTTCTGCCATTTTTAATGCGATTGGCCAGCGTATTTATAAAAAAACAGACAGCAAACAATATCATTATTTAGCCGCTTCACTGGCAAGCACCCTTGTTTTAGCTGTTATTATGATTATTGTGGTTTTACTGCTGCAGTTTGCCTTTTACCCTGAACTGCTATCCGGTCTTATTTTATACTTATGCTTAGAAAGCACTAGCCTGAATAAAAAAGCGATCCGCATTGCGAAATTAACCAAAAAGAATCAAAAATCGACTGCGCGAGAATTATTAAAACCACTAGTAGCCCGTGAAGTTAACGCACTTTCAAACCCTGGGGTTATTAAAGCGGTCATGGAAAGTGTCATACTGAGAACAGCACGCCATTATTTTGTAGTTATTTTTATTTTTTTACTATTGGGCCCCATTGCCGCTCTCGCCTACCGTTTACTTACCTTAATCCAACAAGCATGGCGCACTGATATAGCCCCCGACAGCTCTTTTTTGACGCCACTTAAACTCGTTCTTTTTATTGTTGAATACATTCCCATGCGGTTACTCGCGCTGACAATAGCGTCACTTAAAGCCAGTAAAAAAAGCATGCACTATATTAAGCATTATGGCCGTCATTTTTATCAAAACAATACTGGCTGGTTACTTAGTGTGTGCTCTGCATCTTTAGGAGTGCAACTTGGTGGGCCTGCTATTTATAGTAAGCAGCGTTTCAATAAAATGCGGGTCGGTGCTGAGCGCCTGCCAAGTGCCGATGATATGCCAAAGCTACTGAACACCCTAAATCAAGCCCGATTTTTTTGGCTACTCGTTATTGTTAGCGTTGAAATTATAAGGGCCGTTCTAACTGTTTAA
- the mtnN gene encoding 5'-methylthioadenosine/S-adenosylhomocysteine nucleosidase has translation MNVGIIGAMEPEVKILREAMQNPQILTKAGFTFYTGELAGNTVTLVQSGIGKVASTIATTLLIDNFKPDCVINTGSAGGFDPSLNVGDVVISSEVRHHDVDVTAFGYEIGQVPQMPAGFAAHPKLVEAAEQTIAQISEVKTLVGLICTGDSFMCDPVRIEKARSDFPTMLAVEMEGASIAQTCFALNTPFVVIRSMSDIAGKESPQSFEEYLETASINSSKMVVALLEKLTAVTL, from the coding sequence ATGAATGTTGGTATTATTGGCGCAATGGAGCCAGAAGTTAAAATTTTGCGCGAGGCGATGCAAAATCCACAGATTTTAACCAAAGCAGGCTTTACGTTTTATACTGGTGAGCTTGCGGGCAATACCGTTACTTTAGTGCAATCAGGCATTGGTAAAGTTGCTTCAACTATTGCAACCACTTTACTTATCGATAACTTCAAGCCTGATTGTGTTATTAACACAGGCTCTGCCGGTGGTTTCGACCCTTCACTTAACGTTGGTGATGTGGTGATTTCATCAGAAGTTCGTCATCACGATGTAGATGTAACAGCGTTTGGTTACGAAATTGGTCAAGTACCACAAATGCCAGCAGGTTTTGCAGCGCACCCTAAGCTAGTAGAAGCCGCCGAGCAAACAATTGCACAAATCAGCGAAGTAAAAACGCTTGTTGGTTTAATTTGTACTGGTGACTCATTTATGTGTGACCCTGTTCGCATTGAAAAAGCACGCAGTGACTTCCCTACAATGCTGGCAGTAGAAATGGAAGGTGCATCAATTGCACAAACGTGTTTTGCACTTAACACACCATTTGTTGTTATTCGCTCAATGTCTGATATTGCTGGCAAAGAGTCACCACAGTCATTTGAAGAGTACTTAGAAACAGCCTCTATTAATTCATCAAAAATGGTGGTGGCATTACTAGAAAAGTTAACGGCGGTTACGCTGTAA
- the arcB gene encoding aerobic respiration two-component sensor histidine kinase ArcB codes for MTDSSLNPWVRVLSSSITRFGEFKTAAICYALLLTVSLVLSSMFYYVAIGEVNLVDILAVVFFTSVVSPLVISVLLNSIRQLDASYAYLDSATKQEKLLNQTLKDNINRLNIEIDERKMAFHAKHRAIEELRREIAERKKTQQELAQQGMLLRSIVDSSPDLFYYRDNNGVFAGCNKMFEEVMGKTSGELIGKAAEEIFPSHFLSEVLRTDEQVERTHQGLTIDVEYSVNGEIRWFELRKLPFINEQGDYIGLLAFGRDITSRKEAAQALETAYKDKGKFIATLSHELRTPLNGIVGLTRMLLDTELNKQQRSWCNTVFSSAETLGNIFNDIIDLDKIDREQLDIAANEINVSDFINDVVNFAGLIAEQKELSFEVKRSGMLDIYALLDPTRLRQVVWNLINNAVKFTQQGSVTLDCGRENREDGPWLIIKILDTGEGIPQEQLTRIFDMYYKAPDLKGTNAIGSGIGLAVTKALVSAMKGIITVNSTPGEGSCFTVQIPLNLCSAPTEHSYVGRSLYILLVEDVPLNAEIATNLLEQRGHEVLWAETGEDALSFVETEDDLDLVLLDMQLPDINGDEVARQIRAQSHFDQLPIVALTANVRSAEEELEGISIQGALAKPINTSKLDNMLAELFGIKQAQTEAPQRVVNQELLKQINTDLLDVETIEDFVNSMGVEVFKRSSQLFAKLNPQYQQELLASLKAADREEYKSVAHKLKGAAGSVGLNDVQLHAKQMEHGALEQSDEVLTVWLDELADKINEGQQALHLFLQQLE; via the coding sequence ATGACTGATTCTTCTTTGAACCCGTGGGTTCGAGTTCTTTCCAGTTCAATAACTCGTTTTGGTGAGTTTAAAACTGCAGCTATTTGCTATGCATTATTACTGACGGTATCGCTGGTTTTATCGAGTATGTTTTACTATGTTGCCATAGGGGAAGTGAACTTAGTTGATATACTCGCTGTGGTATTTTTTACCTCAGTTGTTTCTCCTTTGGTGATTAGCGTACTGCTTAACTCTATTCGGCAACTTGATGCCTCTTATGCCTATTTAGATAGTGCCACAAAACAAGAAAAGCTTTTAAATCAAACCCTCAAAGACAATATTAATCGTTTAAACATTGAAATTGACGAACGTAAAATGGCCTTTCACGCCAAGCATAGAGCAATAGAAGAGCTCAGACGTGAAATTGCAGAGCGTAAAAAAACGCAACAAGAGCTCGCCCAACAAGGCATGTTACTGCGCTCAATTGTCGACTCCTCGCCAGATTTATTTTATTACCGCGATAACAACGGGGTATTTGCTGGTTGTAATAAAATGTTTGAAGAGGTGATGGGCAAAACCAGTGGCGAATTAATTGGTAAAGCCGCAGAAGAAATATTTCCAAGTCACTTTTTATCTGAAGTACTCAGAACCGATGAGCAGGTTGAACGGACTCATCAAGGTTTAACTATTGATGTAGAGTATTCTGTAAATGGTGAGATAAGATGGTTTGAACTCAGAAAACTTCCCTTTATCAATGAGCAGGGCGATTACATAGGTTTACTCGCTTTTGGTCGTGATATTACCAGTCGTAAAGAAGCCGCGCAGGCACTGGAGACTGCTTATAAAGACAAAGGGAAATTTATTGCCACATTAAGCCATGAGCTGCGTACTCCGCTCAATGGTATCGTCGGTTTAACCAGAATGCTATTGGATACTGAGCTTAATAAACAGCAGCGTAGTTGGTGTAATACGGTATTTTCAAGCGCCGAAACGCTGGGTAACATATTTAACGATATTATAGATTTAGATAAAATTGACCGTGAGCAACTCGATATTGCCGCTAACGAAATTAATGTGTCTGACTTTATCAATGATGTGGTTAACTTTGCAGGCCTTATTGCTGAGCAAAAAGAGCTTTCCTTTGAAGTGAAGCGTTCGGGCATGCTTGATATATACGCCTTACTTGACCCCACACGTTTACGCCAAGTGGTGTGGAACTTAATTAACAATGCGGTTAAATTTACCCAGCAGGGCAGTGTCACCTTAGATTGCGGTAGAGAAAACCGCGAAGATGGCCCATGGCTTATTATAAAAATACTTGATACCGGTGAAGGGATCCCGCAAGAACAACTTACCCGTATTTTTGATATGTATTATAAAGCGCCTGATCTTAAAGGGACTAATGCAATTGGATCGGGTATTGGCTTAGCTGTAACAAAAGCGTTAGTAAGTGCTATGAAAGGCATTATAACTGTTAATAGCACCCCCGGAGAAGGGAGCTGCTTTACCGTACAAATTCCGCTGAATTTATGTAGTGCACCTACCGAGCATAGTTATGTGGGACGTAGCTTATATATTTTATTAGTGGAAGATGTACCACTTAATGCTGAAATCGCAACTAACCTATTAGAACAGCGTGGGCATGAAGTGTTGTGGGCTGAAACGGGTGAAGATGCTTTATCGTTTGTAGAGACCGAAGATGATCTTGATTTAGTATTGCTTGATATGCAGCTTCCAGATATTAATGGTGATGAAGTAGCAAGGCAAATACGCGCACAAAGCCATTTTGATCAGCTACCTATTGTGGCACTTACCGCCAATGTTCGCAGTGCTGAAGAAGAGCTTGAGGGAATTTCTATTCAAGGAGCGTTAGCTAAACCAATAAACACCAGTAAGTTAGATAATATGCTCGCTGAACTCTTTGGTATTAAACAAGCGCAAACCGAGGCTCCTCAACGAGTAGTTAATCAAGAGTTGTTAAAACAAATAAATACTGACTTGTTAGATGTTGAAACCATTGAAGACTTTGTAAATTCGATGGGCGTTGAAGTATTTAAACGCAGTAGTCAGCTGTTTGCAAAGCTAAATCCGCAGTATCAACAAGAGCTATTAGCGTCATTAAAAGCAGCAGACAGAGAAGAATACAAATCCGTTGCGCATAAGTTAAAAGGTGCCGCAGGTTCGGTCGGTCTGAATGATGTGCAGTTGCATGCCAAGCAAATGGAGCATGGTGCGCTGGAGCAAAGTGATGAAGTATTAACAGTTTGGCTTGATGAATTAGCAGACAAAATAAATGAAGGACAACAGGCCCTTCATTTATTTTTACAACAATTAGAATAA
- the arcA gene encoding two-component system response regulator ArcA, with product MQTPVILIVEDEDVTRLNLVSLFEAEGYKVIEAIDGDDMHDKLTNNDDVNLVVMDINLPGKNGLILARELRQKRKVGLIFLTGRDNDVDRILGLEIGADDYITKPFNPRELTIRARNLITRTALGGEESAIETNGVITFNGWELDENSRCLTSPNGDAKRLPKGEYRALRLMLDSPGRIFSREQLIKHMTGRELRANDRTVDVTIRRIRKHFESDNSTSELISTIHGEGYRFIGKIDS from the coding sequence ATGCAAACGCCAGTCATTCTGATCGTAGAGGATGAAGACGTAACTAGACTAAACCTCGTTAGTTTATTTGAAGCTGAAGGTTACAAAGTTATTGAAGCCATTGATGGCGATGATATGCATGATAAGCTTACAAATAACGATGACGTCAATCTTGTAGTTATGGACATCAACCTGCCAGGTAAAAACGGGCTTATTTTAGCTCGCGAATTACGCCAAAAGCGCAAAGTTGGTCTTATTTTCTTAACAGGCCGTGACAACGATGTAGACCGTATTTTAGGTCTTGAAATTGGTGCTGATGACTATATTACTAAGCCTTTCAACCCACGTGAATTAACTATTCGTGCACGTAACCTAATTACGCGTACTGCATTAGGTGGTGAAGAATCAGCTATTGAAACCAATGGCGTGATCACCTTTAACGGTTGGGAACTTGACGAAAACAGTCGTTGCCTTACTTCTCCAAACGGAGACGCAAAGCGTCTACCTAAAGGCGAATACAGAGCACTGCGTTTAATGCTTGACTCTCCAGGTCGTATATTTAGTCGTGAGCAGCTAATTAAGCACATGACTGGCCGTGAGCTTCGCGCTAACGACCGTACAGTTGATGTTACTATTCGTCGTATCCGTAAACACTTTGAAAGCGACAACTCAACGTCTGAGTTAATCAGCACCATTCATGGTGAAGGTTACCGCTTCATTGGTAAAATCGACAGCTAA
- the folE2 gene encoding GTP cyclohydrolase FolE2, whose protein sequence is MQTTMPDIANTAAALQTGKLDWVGMADIELPFIFESLDLAPVTVNAKARAFVNLHQEDAKGIHMSRLFLALDHLSTEQQVNPHTLAQALDTFITSHEGLSDKAQIEFKFELPLRRKSLLSGKAGWKSYPIVLTSTINQGVISFELSVDVTYSSTCPCSAALARQLIQNAFSEKFAQETLTQSEVLEWLGTTQGIVATPHSQRSIANVKVKLANNIEQFDVVNLINLLEDELKTPVQAAVKREDEQEFARLNGQNLMFCEDAARKIKTTLEAKQYSDYFLQINHYESLHAHDAVAIAVKGIEGGYTAL, encoded by the coding sequence ATGCAAACGACTATGCCAGATATTGCTAACACGGCTGCCGCATTACAAACAGGTAAATTAGACTGGGTAGGTATGGCCGATATAGAGCTGCCTTTTATTTTTGAATCTCTTGATTTAGCTCCAGTTACCGTTAATGCAAAAGCACGCGCTTTTGTTAACTTACACCAAGAGGATGCTAAAGGCATCCACATGTCGCGTCTGTTTTTAGCACTTGATCACCTCTCAACTGAGCAACAGGTCAACCCACACACCTTAGCACAAGCATTAGATACCTTTATCACCAGCCATGAAGGCTTGAGCGATAAAGCACAAATCGAATTTAAGTTTGAATTACCACTGCGCCGCAAATCATTGCTCAGCGGTAAAGCGGGCTGGAAAAGCTACCCTATTGTACTTACTAGTACCATAAATCAAGGTGTCATTAGTTTTGAACTCAGTGTTGATGTTACTTACTCATCAACCTGTCCCTGCTCTGCAGCCCTTGCTCGCCAACTGATCCAAAATGCGTTTAGCGAAAAGTTTGCTCAAGAAACACTAACTCAATCTGAGGTTTTAGAGTGGCTTGGAACAACTCAAGGGATTGTCGCGACCCCGCATTCACAGCGCTCTATTGCCAATGTTAAAGTTAAACTAGCGAATAATATTGAACAGTTTGATGTGGTTAACTTAATCAATCTACTAGAAGATGAGCTTAAAACACCAGTACAAGCCGCGGTAAAGCGTGAAGACGAACAAGAGTTTGCTCGCTTAAATGGTCAAAACCTGATGTTTTGTGAAGATGCAGCACGAAAGATTAAAACCACCTTAGAAGCAAAACAGTATAGCGACTACTTTTTACAAATTAATCACTATGAGTCTTTGCATGCCCATGATGCAGTTGCGATTGCAGTAAAAGGTATCGAGGGCGGATACACAGCACTTTAA